A genomic segment from Nicotiana tabacum cultivar K326 chromosome 7, ASM71507v2, whole genome shotgun sequence encodes:
- the LOC142162184 gene encoding uncharacterized protein LOC142162184, whose translation MDHGKRNNASKVYVVFRGKRPGLYISWHRCAPMVIGVKGSMFKAFKTYDDAIAAFNEFRNGPQADNILASKVYVVFRCKKLGLYNSWCECAPMVIGFKGSIFKSYKSYVEAVATFNEFQKENVYSEEQSLSLCVDESDVGASAMSSVLLAELFVGMKISKNCSV comes from the coding sequence ATGGACCACGGGAAGAGGAATAATGCTTCAAAAGTTTATGTAGTGTTTCGTGGTAAGAGGCCTGGATTGTACATCTCTTGGCATCGGTGTGCTCCTATGGTTATTGGTGTCAAGGGCAGCATGTTCAAGGCCTTCAAAACGTATGATGATGCCATAGCAGCTTTTAATGAGTTTAGAAATGGACCCCAAGCTGATAATATATTAGCATCGAAGGTGTATGTGGTATTTCGTTGTAAAAAGTTAGGATTATACAACTCTTGGTGTGAATGTGCTCCTATGGTTATAGGTTTCAAAGGAAGCATCTTCAAGTCTTACAAATCTTATGTTGAAGCAGTAGCAACATTCAATGAATTCCAAAAAGAAAATGTTTACAGTGAAGAACAATCTTTAAGTTTGTGTGTTGATGAAAGTGATGTTGGAGCAAGTGCTATGTCATCTGTGTTGTTAGCTGAATTGTTTGTAGGGATGAAGATTTCAAAAAATTGTTCAGTTTGA